One genomic region from Frateuria soli encodes:
- a CDS encoding M56 family metallopeptidase codes for MPIFATLLDTLSARLLWTSAQACLLIGAVALACRLLPRLPAAVRCMLWWLVGAQLVLGLAWHSPLQLRWLPASTDAPVAVTPAPPVAMLPMATRTTPVSAVPAFDPPLPKPPFPWVRLLLAAWLAGVALQIALVARQRWHAARARQGAQPAPPAWQGACQALAGRLGLRRAPQLALSPTIGSPQVIGAWRPLVLFPADARLTDEETAMAIAHELAHLRRGDLWLGWVPALAQRLFFFHPLVAWAMREYALSREAACDAQALAATGGAPQAYGRLLLRLGVATPLPSGLAGASPTFHNLKRRLTMLQHIEATSRRSRGWLLLVAIAVAGVLPYRVTAGNAKAPASPAQAATPLPAAQAAPAAPASPAAQAAPSTRAAHVRVPPPPPPAPPAPPAPPAPPAPPPLPPSLASSGNQVHIAADAGARSGVAIFDGDTTIISGTRADVSAAQRMRHGDDPLVWFRHEGKAYVVHDPAVVARAKAIYAPVTDMASEQGRLAGQQGRLAGLQAGLAERDAAFASEQAELAGEAAELAAEAVAVGSGPDAAAVRAHEARQRALEQRQARLEQRHAGARKDIAARQRELESQQAAFEAQQQKLAQRQQDISHKAAQQLQQLLEQAIRDGKAQLVQG; via the coding sequence ATGCCCATCTTCGCCACCTTGCTGGACACGCTTTCGGCCCGCCTGCTGTGGACTTCGGCACAGGCGTGCCTGCTGATCGGCGCGGTCGCCCTGGCCTGCCGCCTGCTCCCGCGGCTGCCGGCCGCGGTGCGCTGCATGCTCTGGTGGCTGGTCGGCGCGCAGCTGGTACTGGGCCTGGCCTGGCACTCGCCGCTGCAGCTGCGCTGGCTGCCGGCGTCCACGGACGCGCCGGTCGCGGTCACGCCCGCGCCGCCGGTCGCGATGCTGCCGATGGCAACACGCACCACGCCCGTTTCGGCCGTGCCGGCGTTCGACCCGCCCCTGCCGAAGCCGCCGTTCCCATGGGTTCGCCTGCTGCTCGCGGCCTGGCTCGCCGGCGTGGCGCTGCAGATCGCGCTGGTCGCGCGGCAGCGCTGGCATGCCGCACGGGCGCGCCAGGGCGCGCAGCCGGCGCCACCGGCCTGGCAGGGCGCCTGCCAGGCTCTGGCAGGCCGGCTGGGTCTGCGCCGCGCGCCGCAGCTCGCACTCTCGCCGACCATCGGCTCGCCGCAGGTGATCGGCGCCTGGCGTCCGCTGGTCTTGTTCCCGGCCGACGCGCGCCTCACCGACGAGGAAACGGCGATGGCCATCGCGCACGAACTGGCGCATCTGCGCCGCGGCGACCTGTGGCTGGGCTGGGTTCCCGCGCTGGCGCAACGGCTGTTCTTCTTCCACCCGCTGGTGGCCTGGGCGATGCGCGAATACGCGCTCAGCCGCGAGGCCGCCTGCGACGCCCAGGCGCTGGCCGCGACCGGCGGCGCCCCACAGGCCTACGGCCGGCTGCTGCTGCGGCTGGGCGTAGCCACACCGCTCCCCTCCGGCCTGGCCGGGGCTTCCCCCACGTTCCACAACCTCAAGAGGCGACTGACCATGTTGCAGCACATCGAGGCCACGTCCCGCCGCAGCCGCGGCTGGCTGCTGCTTGTCGCGATCGCGGTGGCCGGCGTGCTGCCCTATCGGGTCACCGCCGGCAACGCCAAGGCGCCCGCCAGCCCGGCACAGGCCGCAACGCCGCTCCCGGCCGCGCAGGCGGCACCCGCGGCGCCCGCATCACCCGCCGCGCAAGCGGCGCCTTCCACCCGGGCAGCGCATGTCCGCGTCCCGCCGCCGCCCCCGCCGGCCCCTCCGGCCCCACCGGCGCCACCGGCTCCGCCCGCGCCGCCGCCCTTGCCGCCGAGCCTGGCCAGCTCCGGCAACCAGGTACACATCGCCGCCGATGCGGGCGCACGCAGCGGCGTGGCGATCTTCGATGGCGACACCACGATCATCAGCGGCACCCGCGCCGACGTGTCCGCGGCACAGCGGATGCGCCACGGTGACGACCCGCTGGTCTGGTTCCGCCACGAGGGCAAGGCCTATGTCGTGCACGATCCGGCCGTGGTCGCCCGGGCCAAGGCGATCTATGCGCCAGTGACCGACATGGCGAGCGAGCAGGGCAGGTTGGCCGGGCAACAGGGACGGCTGGCCGGCCTGCAGGCGGGACTGGCCGAACGCGACGCCGCCTTCGCCAGCGAACAGGCCGAACTTGCCGGCGAGGCGGCCGAGCTCGCCGCCGAAGCGGTGGCCGTCGGCTCAGGCCCGGACGCAGCTGCCGTCCGGGCACACGAGGCGCGCCAGCGTGCGCTCGAGCAGCGACAGGCCCGGCTCGAGCAGCGGCACGCCGGCGCGCGCAAGGACATCGCCGCCAGGCAGCGTGAGCTGGAATCGCAGCAGGCGGCGTTCGAAGCGCAGCAGCAGAAGCTCGCGCAACGCCAGCAGGACATCTCCCACAAGGCCGCTCAGCAGTTGCAGCAGTTGCTGGAACAGGCGATCCGCGACGGCAAGGCACAGCTGGTCCAGGGCTGA
- a CDS encoding helix-turn-helix transcriptional regulator, producing the protein MSLADVTVLFDSPLLRITGIECRHPRGGCGCERGEERTHLALLRRGGFGYHLGGATFLGDPATALLYRAGDSYRVSHPFEGGDACSCFEVAPEHEDELFGRRLRGTADAARGMSPADQYLHRALHAALARRDADRLAVEEAASSLCHAILHRAAPCEDTLSPPARRLATRARELLLADPADDADLAALAARVGCSPFHLARVFRRAFGLSLGDYRTRIRLALALERLAGGASDLAALACELGFSHHSHFGAAFRRHIGLTPAAARMRLRTATRASRYLIATRPRDR; encoded by the coding sequence ATGAGCCTGGCCGACGTCACCGTACTGTTCGACAGCCCGCTGCTGCGGATCACCGGCATCGAATGCCGCCATCCGCGCGGTGGCTGCGGTTGCGAGCGCGGCGAGGAGCGCACGCATCTGGCGCTGCTGCGCCGCGGCGGTTTCGGCTACCACCTGGGTGGCGCGACCTTCCTGGGCGATCCGGCCACCGCGCTGCTCTATCGCGCCGGCGACAGCTATCGCGTCTCGCACCCGTTCGAGGGCGGCGATGCCTGCAGCTGTTTCGAAGTCGCGCCCGAGCACGAGGACGAGTTGTTCGGCCGCCGCCTGCGCGGCACGGCCGATGCGGCGCGCGGGATGAGCCCCGCCGACCAGTACCTCCATCGTGCGCTGCACGCCGCGCTGGCACGCCGCGACGCCGATCGCCTGGCGGTGGAGGAAGCGGCCAGCTCGCTGTGCCACGCGATCCTGCATCGCGCGGCGCCGTGCGAAGACACGCTGTCGCCGCCCGCCCGACGCCTGGCGACACGCGCGAGGGAGCTGCTGCTCGCCGATCCTGCCGACGACGCCGACCTCGCAGCGCTGGCCGCGCGCGTGGGCTGTTCGCCCTTCCACCTGGCGCGCGTGTTCCGCCGTGCGTTCGGCCTGAGCCTGGGGGACTACCGCACGCGCATCCGCCTCGCGCTCGCGCTCGAACGCCTTGCCGGCGGCGCGAGCGACCTGGCCGCGCTGGCGTGCGAGCTCGGCTTCAGCCACCACAGCCATTTCGGCGCGGCGTTCCGCCGGCACATCGGGCTGACGCCCGCGGCGGCACGGATGCGGCTGCGCACGGCCACGCGCGCGAGCAGGTATTTGATAGCGACGCGGCCTCGCGATCGCTAG
- a CDS encoding hemerythrin domain-containing protein, producing MQPLTDLLRDQHVQMRRLLDEVRQLGIGSEAGRERLRQARALIVEHLRQEDAELYPSLHRTDATQALAQTYADEMRQLSGEILAFFDSWQHGGDDLAFARHYGRLMGLLNRRWTREEVRLYPAYERHCLRTDAA from the coding sequence ATGCAACCACTCACTGATCTCTTGCGCGACCAGCACGTGCAGATGCGCCGGCTGCTCGATGAAGTCCGCCAGCTCGGCATCGGCTCGGAGGCCGGTCGCGAACGACTGCGCCAGGCGCGCGCGCTGATCGTCGAACACCTGCGCCAGGAAGATGCCGAGCTGTATCCGTCGCTGCATCGCACCGACGCCACGCAGGCGCTGGCGCAGACCTACGCGGACGAAATGCGGCAACTGTCTGGCGAGATCCTCGCCTTCTTCGACAGCTGGCAGCACGGCGGCGACGACCTGGCCTTCGCGCGCCACTACGGCCGCCTGATGGGCCTGCTCAACCGGCGCTGGACCCGCGAGGAAGTACGCCTGTACCCGGCCTACGAGCGCCATTGCCTGCGCACCGACGCGGCCTGA
- a CDS encoding SDR family oxidoreductase, with product MATRNDRTPARKRGAVAKARSVQERIDAKDARKAQSSASGQAAAKKKARQTSARPKPRPPLPRQHLRKPGKEARLDPRPQFEAPEYRGSGKLEDMAAIITGGDSGIGRAVAVLFAREGADVAVVYLSEDEDARETRRHVEKEGRRCLLIRGDVKDPQFCERAVQQTVDEFGRLDVLVNNAAFQEHADALEDITEEHFDLTMRTNIYGYFHMARAALPHLHEGSAIINTGSETGLFGNAHLLDYSATKGAIHAFTMSLASNLVSRGIRVNAVAPGPVWTPLNPADKPAGKVARFGQQNPWGRPAQPEELSPAYVFLAAPSCSSYISGAILPVMGGSTG from the coding sequence ATGGCCACCCGAAACGATCGCACGCCGGCACGCAAGCGTGGTGCCGTCGCCAAAGCCCGCAGCGTACAGGAGCGCATCGACGCGAAGGACGCGCGCAAGGCGCAGTCCAGCGCCTCCGGGCAAGCCGCCGCGAAGAAGAAGGCCAGGCAAACCAGCGCCCGACCCAAACCACGCCCGCCGCTGCCCAGGCAGCATCTGCGCAAGCCGGGCAAGGAGGCCCGGCTCGATCCGCGCCCGCAGTTCGAGGCGCCAGAATACCGCGGCAGCGGCAAGCTCGAAGACATGGCGGCGATCATCACCGGCGGCGATTCGGGCATCGGCCGCGCGGTGGCGGTGCTGTTCGCGCGCGAGGGCGCCGACGTCGCGGTGGTGTACCTGTCCGAGGACGAGGACGCCCGCGAGACCAGGCGCCACGTGGAGAAGGAGGGGCGTCGCTGCCTGCTGATCCGCGGCGACGTGAAGGATCCGCAGTTCTGCGAACGGGCGGTGCAACAGACGGTGGACGAGTTCGGCCGTCTGGACGTCCTGGTCAACAACGCGGCGTTCCAGGAACACGCCGATGCGCTGGAGGACATCACCGAGGAACATTTCGACCTCACCATGCGGACCAACATCTACGGCTATTTCCACATGGCCAGGGCTGCATTGCCGCACCTGCACGAGGGCAGCGCGATCATCAACACCGGCTCGGAGACGGGCCTGTTCGGCAACGCGCACCTGCTCGACTACTCGGCGACCAAGGGCGCGATCCACGCTTTCACCATGTCGCTGGCGAGCAACCTGGTCTCGCGCGGCATCCGCGTCAACGCGGTTGCGCCGGGGCCGGTGTGGACGCCGCTCAACCCGGCCGACAAACCGGCCGGGAAGGTGGCCAGGTTCGGCCAGCAGAATCCGTGGGGACGACCGGCGCAGCCCGAAGAGCTGTCGCCTGCGTACGTGTTCCTGGCCGCACCGAGCTGTTCGAGCTACATCAGTGGCGCGATCCTGCCCGTGATGGGCGGTTCGACGGGGTGA
- a CDS encoding BlaI/MecI/CopY family transcriptional regulator gives MPRPSIGDQELALLHYLAEHAPASVGEVAAGFGEARGLARSTVLTMMARLRGKGYLKRRQAGGIYRYSPATAPGEAMRHAVGSFVEKTLSGSVSPFVAYLSERAEVSDAELAELEALVAQLQSRRKES, from the coding sequence ATGCCCCGCCCGTCCATCGGTGACCAGGAACTCGCCCTGCTCCATTACCTGGCCGAACACGCCCCCGCCTCGGTCGGCGAGGTTGCCGCCGGCTTCGGCGAGGCGCGCGGGCTGGCCCGCTCGACCGTGCTGACCATGATGGCGCGCCTGCGCGGCAAGGGTTACCTCAAGCGCCGCCAGGCCGGCGGCATCTACCGTTACAGCCCGGCCACCGCGCCGGGCGAGGCCATGCGCCACGCGGTCGGCAGCTTCGTGGAGAAGACCCTGAGCGGCTCGGTCTCGCCGTTCGTCGCCTACCTGTCTGAACGCGCCGAAGTGAGCGATGCCGAGCTGGCCGAGCTGGAGGCGCTGGTGGCGCAGTTGCAATCGCGGCGCAAGGAGTCCTGA
- a CDS encoding ribonucleoside-diphosphate reductase subunit alpha, giving the protein MDTLDTPSHEGTAALRADDRFALTPPHSPAQMRVTKRNGATESVDVNKIVRAVMRNADGLHAVDPLRVAQKTIGGLYDGASTAELDQLSIRTAAALTAEEPEYGQLAARLLGAYIDKEVRGQEIQSFSQSIARGAELGLLNARLRDFVAAHARKLNDAIDPLATRRFEYFGLRTVYDRYLLRHPQTRKVIETPQHFFMRIGCALGGNDVGEALELYRLFCALDYIPSSPTLFNAGTAHEQLSSCFLLDSPADSLEAIYDRYADVAKLSKFAGGIGLSFTRVRSRGSLIRGTNGHSNGLVPWLKTLDASVAAVNQGGKRKGACCVYVEPWHADVEEFLELRDNTGDEARRTHNLNLANWIPDEFMRRVEADADWSLFDPKAVPQLVDLWGVAFERAYFEAEAAGLAVKTIRARELYARMLRTLAQTGNGWMTFKDRCNATGNQTAEPDNVIHLSNLCTEILEVTCTDETAVCNLGSINLARHVSEGAFDFGKLADTVRTAVRQLDRVIDLNFYPIATARRANQKWRPVGLGVMGLQDVFFQLRLPFDSPEALALSTRIAEEIYFHALDASCTLAGQAGAHPGFGQTRAARGELQFDYWPQASVSGPARWEALRQRIRDSGLRNSLLVAIAPTATIASIAGCYECIEPQVSNLFKRETLSGDFLVVNRYLVEELKTLGLWTTEVRDAIKLADGSIQGIAAIPERLRQVYRTVWELPQKALIDLAAARGAYIDQSQSLNLFMENPNIGQLSSMYMYAWKAGIKTTYYLRSRPATRIAKTTVHAPDPQQASTAVSCSLENPEYCEACQ; this is encoded by the coding sequence ATGGACACCCTCGACACCCCTTCGCACGAAGGCACGGCCGCGTTGCGTGCCGACGACCGCTTTGCCCTGACCCCGCCGCACAGCCCCGCACAGATGCGCGTGACCAAGCGCAATGGCGCCACCGAAAGCGTGGACGTCAACAAGATCGTGCGCGCGGTGATGCGCAATGCCGACGGCCTGCACGCGGTCGACCCGCTGCGAGTGGCGCAGAAAACCATCGGCGGCCTGTACGACGGCGCCAGTACGGCGGAGCTGGACCAGCTCTCGATCCGCACCGCCGCCGCCCTCACCGCCGAGGAACCCGAGTACGGCCAGCTCGCCGCGCGCCTGCTCGGCGCCTACATCGACAAGGAAGTGCGCGGGCAGGAGATCCAGAGCTTCTCGCAGTCGATCGCGCGCGGTGCAGAACTGGGCCTGCTCAACGCGCGCCTGCGCGATTTCGTCGCCGCGCACGCGCGCAAGTTGAACGATGCGATCGATCCGCTGGCCACGCGCCGCTTCGAGTACTTCGGCCTGCGCACGGTGTACGACCGCTACCTGCTGCGCCATCCGCAGACGCGCAAGGTGATCGAGACGCCGCAGCACTTCTTCATGCGTATCGGCTGCGCGCTCGGCGGCAACGACGTGGGCGAGGCACTGGAGCTCTATCGCCTGTTCTGCGCGCTCGACTACATCCCCAGTTCGCCCACGCTGTTCAACGCCGGCACCGCGCATGAGCAGCTCTCCTCGTGCTTCCTGCTCGATTCGCCGGCCGATTCGCTGGAGGCGATCTACGACCGGTACGCGGACGTCGCCAAGCTGTCCAAGTTCGCCGGTGGCATCGGCCTGTCGTTCACCCGCGTGCGCTCGCGCGGCTCGCTGATCCGCGGTACCAACGGCCACTCCAACGGCCTGGTGCCGTGGCTGAAGACGCTCGACGCCTCGGTAGCCGCGGTCAACCAGGGCGGCAAGCGCAAGGGCGCGTGCTGCGTGTACGTCGAGCCCTGGCATGCCGACGTCGAGGAGTTCCTGGAGCTGCGCGACAACACCGGCGACGAGGCGCGGCGCACGCACAACCTCAACCTCGCCAACTGGATCCCCGACGAGTTCATGCGCCGCGTCGAGGCCGATGCCGACTGGTCGCTGTTCGACCCGAAGGCCGTGCCGCAGCTGGTCGACCTGTGGGGCGTGGCCTTCGAGCGCGCCTACTTCGAGGCGGAGGCAGCGGGGCTCGCCGTGAAGACGATCAGGGCGCGCGAGCTTTACGCACGCATGCTCCGCACGCTGGCGCAGACCGGCAACGGCTGGATGACGTTCAAGGACCGCTGCAACGCCACCGGCAACCAGACGGCCGAGCCGGACAACGTCATCCACCTGTCCAACCTGTGCACGGAGATCCTGGAAGTCACCTGCACGGACGAGACGGCGGTATGCAACCTCGGCTCGATCAACCTGGCGCGCCACGTGAGCGAGGGCGCGTTCGACTTCGGCAAGCTCGCCGACACCGTGCGCACCGCGGTGCGCCAGCTCGACCGGGTGATCGACCTCAACTTCTACCCGATCGCCACGGCCCGGCGCGCCAACCAGAAGTGGCGCCCCGTGGGGCTGGGCGTGATGGGTCTGCAGGACGTGTTCTTCCAGTTGCGGTTGCCGTTCGATTCGCCCGAGGCGCTGGCACTGTCCACCCGCATCGCCGAAGAGATCTACTTCCATGCGCTGGACGCGTCCTGCACGCTGGCCGGACAGGCCGGCGCGCACCCCGGCTTCGGCCAGACCCGTGCCGCGCGCGGCGAGCTGCAGTTCGACTACTGGCCGCAGGCCTCGGTCAGCGGGCCCGCGCGCTGGGAAGCCCTGCGCCAGCGCATCCGGGACAGCGGCCTGCGCAACTCGCTGCTGGTCGCGATCGCGCCCACCGCGACCATTGCCTCGATCGCCGGCTGTTACGAGTGCATCGAGCCGCAGGTATCCAACCTGTTCAAGCGCGAGACGCTGTCGGGCGACTTCCTGGTGGTCAACCGCTACCTGGTCGAGGAGCTGAAGACGCTGGGGCTGTGGACGACCGAGGTGCGCGATGCGATCAAGCTCGCCGACGGTTCCATCCAGGGTATCGCGGCGATACCCGAACGCCTGCGCCAGGTCTACCGGACCGTGTGGGAGCTGCCCCAGAAGGCCTTGATCGATCTCGCCGCCGCGCGCGGCGCCTACATCGACCAGAGCCAGTCGCTGAACCTGTTCATGGAGAACCCCAACATCGGGCAGCTTTCCTCGATGTACATGTACGCGTGGAAGGCGGGCATCAAGACGACCTACTACCTGCGCTCGCGGCCGGCGACCAGGATCGCCAAGACCACGGTCCACGCGCCGGACCCGCAACAGGCGAGCACGGCGGTGTCCTGTTCACTGGAGAATCCGGAGTATTGCGAGGCCTGCCAGTGA
- a CDS encoding hemerythrin domain-containing protein — protein sequence MTLTDTLREQHAQLYVLFDDLQRRGMAGPEGRERLQKARQAMLAHLDLEDGQLYPALEAHPSTTGLARRYAVEMRQLTPALLAFFDAYHGSDPDPQAFSRSLGQLLAVLQQRIRREEGQLYPAYEAHCEKAR from the coding sequence GTGACGTTGACCGATACCCTGCGCGAGCAGCATGCGCAGTTGTACGTCCTGTTCGACGACCTTCAACGGCGGGGAATGGCCGGCCCCGAAGGCCGCGAGCGATTGCAGAAGGCGAGGCAGGCCATGCTCGCGCATCTGGACCTGGAGGACGGCCAGCTCTATCCGGCGCTCGAGGCGCACCCGTCGACTACCGGCCTGGCCCGCCGCTACGCCGTCGAAATGCGCCAACTGACCCCTGCGCTGCTGGCGTTCTTCGACGCCTACCACGGTAGCGACCCCGACCCCCAGGCCTTCTCGCGCAGCCTTGGGCAGTTGCTGGCGGTGCTGCAGCAGCGCATCCGGCGCGAGGAAGGGCAGCTGTATCCGGCCTACGAGGCGCATTGCGAGAAGGCCCGCTGA
- a CDS encoding ribonucleotide-diphosphate reductase subunit beta, translated as MTSQLLDPGYALTLRPMRYPAFYEMYRAAIRNTWTVDEVDFAPDLADLDGRMNPAERHLIQRLVAFFATGDTIVANNLVLNLYQHVNAPEARMYLSRQLYEEALHVQFYLTLLDSYIPDPAERHKAFAAIESIPSIRAKGDFCFKWIDSVQHLRRIETREQRRQFLLNLICFAACIEGLFFYAAFAYVYYLRSRGLLHGLASGTNWVFRDESGHMAFAFEVVRTVRTEEPELFDDELRMQVGQMLEEAIACETLFAQDVLSGGVAGLSVRDMRQYLEYCADQRLAQLGLPKQYGATNPFDFMDLQDVQEVTNFFERRVSAYQVGVQGEVAFDMAF; from the coding sequence ATGACCAGCCAACTGCTCGACCCCGGCTACGCGCTCACCCTGCGCCCGATGCGCTACCCGGCGTTCTACGAAATGTATCGCGCCGCCATCCGCAACACCTGGACGGTGGACGAGGTCGACTTCGCGCCCGACCTTGCCGACCTCGACGGCAGGATGAATCCGGCCGAGCGCCACCTGATCCAGCGCCTGGTCGCCTTCTTCGCCACCGGCGACACCATCGTGGCCAACAACCTGGTGCTCAACCTCTACCAGCACGTCAACGCGCCCGAGGCGCGCATGTACCTCTCGCGCCAGCTCTACGAGGAAGCGCTGCACGTGCAGTTCTACCTGACGCTGCTGGACAGCTACATCCCCGACCCGGCCGAGCGGCACAAGGCGTTCGCCGCGATCGAGAGCATCCCCTCGATCCGCGCCAAGGGCGACTTCTGCTTCAAGTGGATCGACTCGGTCCAGCACCTGCGTCGCATCGAGACACGCGAGCAGCGCCGGCAGTTCCTGCTCAACCTGATCTGCTTCGCCGCCTGCATCGAGGGCCTGTTCTTCTACGCCGCCTTCGCCTACGTCTACTACCTGCGCTCGCGCGGGCTGCTGCACGGCCTGGCCTCGGGCACCAACTGGGTGTTTCGCGACGAGTCGGGCCACATGGCGTTCGCGTTCGAGGTGGTGCGCACCGTGCGCACGGAGGAGCCGGAGCTGTTCGACGACGAACTGCGCATGCAGGTCGGGCAGATGCTCGAGGAAGCCATCGCCTGCGAGACCCTGTTCGCGCAGGACGTGCTTTCCGGCGGCGTGGCCGGCCTGTCGGTCAGGGACATGCGCCAGTACCTGGAGTATTGCGCCGACCAGCGCCTGGCGCAGCTCGGGCTGCCGAAGCAGTACGGTGCCACCAACCCTTTCGACTTCATGGACCTGCAGGACGTGCAGGAGGTCACCAACTTCTTCGAGCGGCGCGTGTCGGCCTACCAGGTCGGCGTGCAGGGGGAGGTGGCGTTCGACATGGCGTTCTGA
- a CDS encoding putative bifunctional diguanylate cyclase/phosphodiesterase, with amino-acid sequence MHTTVEHTLGVTLVDGEPAPAGETARQAAADQYTVPGFDAVARLAAASLDVAMVGLVLDSGSAYWYSRDAGTGDTHALHPLYLEAARRGAGQVLPDIAADARFRDTPPLTGPSPATLRFFACEPVFTLSGRHVGALCVMDHAPRNGLDAAGLDALRDAARLAGAGVVLGGYLGRTDPVTQLPHRSAFFEDLRNRQKNGAQRAWLIAIEVAPVERFNAFVRAMGFPYADELMRAVAARVLDWMPPQTHLYQVGVTRFAAVLPDGGKPLTTPQLDTLVARLRAPFDCLDIPLTLQPGVGLLDLDVRQVDGADPLRRVMSASYAAQRSPRGWALYERSQDERHRQEFFLVTELAAALTERTELYLQYQPRVSLSDGRCVAVEALARWRHPTLGEVPPSQFVPLAERAGLMRSLTGWVLDNGVAQLAAWRRDGLDIGLSLNISNADFDADLVTRLEGVADRHGVDPRVLELEFTESTLLAHNDATRRHLDAVRELGAGIAIDDFGTGYSNLASLRQMPATCLKIDQSFVRAMDASRHDAAIVRSTAALAHDLGFRVVVEGVENRRIYETVRRMACDEVQGFHVSRPLSAAAVPPWLERPADWHHADGGGAL; translated from the coding sequence ATGCATACGACCGTGGAGCACACGCTGGGCGTGACGCTCGTGGACGGGGAGCCCGCGCCCGCCGGGGAAACCGCCCGGCAGGCCGCCGCCGACCAGTACACCGTGCCGGGCTTCGACGCCGTGGCTCGGCTGGCCGCTGCCTCGCTCGATGTCGCCATGGTCGGGCTGGTCCTCGATAGCGGCAGCGCCTACTGGTACAGCCGCGACGCCGGAACCGGCGACACCCACGCGTTGCACCCGCTCTACCTGGAGGCCGCACGCCGCGGCGCCGGCCAGGTGCTGCCCGACATCGCGGCCGACGCGCGCTTCCGCGACACGCCACCGCTGACCGGCCCCTCGCCGGCCACCCTGCGCTTCTTTGCCTGCGAACCGGTGTTCACCCTGAGCGGCCGCCACGTCGGCGCGCTGTGTGTCATGGACCACGCCCCACGCAACGGCCTGGACGCGGCCGGCCTGGACGCGCTGCGCGATGCCGCGCGGCTGGCCGGCGCCGGCGTGGTGCTGGGCGGCTATCTCGGCCGGACCGACCCGGTCACCCAGCTGCCGCATCGCAGCGCCTTCTTCGAGGACTTGCGCAACCGCCAGAAGAACGGCGCGCAACGCGCCTGGCTGATCGCCATCGAGGTGGCGCCGGTGGAACGTTTCAACGCCTTCGTGCGCGCGATGGGCTTCCCCTACGCGGACGAACTGATGCGCGCCGTGGCCGCGCGCGTGCTGGACTGGATGCCGCCGCAGACGCACCTCTACCAGGTCGGCGTGACCCGTTTCGCGGCCGTGCTGCCCGATGGCGGCAAGCCACTGACGACGCCCCAGCTCGATACGCTCGTGGCCCGCCTGCGCGCGCCGTTCGATTGCCTGGACATCCCGCTCACGCTGCAGCCGGGCGTCGGCCTGCTCGACCTCGACGTGCGCCAGGTCGACGGTGCCGACCCGCTGCGCCGGGTGATGAGCGCCTCCTACGCGGCCCAGCGCAGCCCGCGCGGCTGGGCGCTGTACGAACGCAGCCAGGACGAGCGCCATCGGCAGGAGTTCTTCCTGGTCACCGAACTGGCCGCCGCCCTGACCGAGCGCACCGAGCTCTATCTGCAGTACCAGCCGCGCGTCAGCCTGAGCGATGGCCGCTGCGTGGCGGTGGAAGCGCTTGCACGCTGGCGCCATCCGACCCTGGGCGAGGTGCCGCCGAGCCAGTTCGTGCCGCTGGCCGAGCGCGCGGGCCTGATGCGCTCGCTGACCGGCTGGGTGCTCGACAACGGCGTCGCGCAGCTGGCCGCCTGGCGCCGCGACGGCCTGGACATCGGCCTGTCGCTCAACATTTCCAACGCGGATTTCGACGCGGACCTGGTCACGCGACTGGAAGGCGTGGCGGACCGCCACGGCGTGGACCCACGCGTGCTGGAACTGGAGTTCACCGAAAGCACCCTGCTGGCGCACAACGACGCCACCCGCCGCCATCTGGACGCCGTACGCGAGCTGGGCGCGGGCATCGCCATCGACGACTTCGGCACCGGCTACAGCAACCTGGCCTCGTTGCGGCAGATGCCGGCGACGTGCCTGAAGATCGACCAGTCCTTCGTGCGCGCGATGGACGCCAGCCGGCACGATGCGGCGATCGTGCGTTCGACCGCCGCACTGGCGCACGACCTGGGCTTCCGCGTGGTGGTCGAAGGCGTGGAGAACCGCCGCATCTACGAGACCGTGCGACGGATGGCCTGCGACGAGGTCCAGGGCTTCCACGTTTCACGCCCGCTGTCCGCTGCCGCCGTGCCGCCCTGGCTCGAACGCCCGGCCGACTGGCACCACGCCGACGGCGGGGGTGCCTTGTGA
- a CDS encoding nuclear transport factor 2 family protein has translation MKTAAILFSLVAAVQMHDARATAPHPMLPPALARAVAEFDRAQMQGNGAALARLLADDYVLFNSRGLVEDKAAFIHDYTAPGTSMKPFTVEDEVVRHWPGGAVLGGVVTLEGTSGGKPYKVRLRFADIWRERDGRWQVIFTGATRVPAP, from the coding sequence ATGAAGACCGCCGCCATCCTGTTCTCCCTCGTCGCCGCGGTGCAGATGCACGACGCGCGCGCCACCGCTCCCCACCCCATGTTGCCGCCGGCGCTCGCCCGGGCGGTGGCCGAGTTCGACCGGGCACAGATGCAGGGGAACGGTGCGGCGCTCGCACGGCTGCTTGCCGACGACTACGTGCTCTTCAACAGCCGCGGCCTGGTCGAGGACAAGGCCGCCTTCATCCACGACTACACCGCGCCGGGCACCTCGATGAAGCCGTTCACGGTGGAGGACGAAGTCGTGCGCCACTGGCCCGGAGGCGCCGTGCTCGGCGGCGTGGTCACGCTCGAGGGCACCAGCGGGGGCAAGCCCTACAAGGTGCGCCTTCGGTTCGCCGACATCTGGCGCGAGCGCGACGGGCGGTGGCAGGTGATCTTCACCGGGGCGACCCGCGTCCCCGCGCCATAG